The segment AGCATTTAATGCCATCAATCTCAGTGATAATAATTTTAAAACTTCCGATCAGTATTATACCCGAACAATGATACGTTTATACCGTAAACGTGATTTGGCTTCACCAATAAGTGAGTTTTTATCCTCTATCGTGATGGTCATCGTATTATGGTATGGAGGCCGACTGGTTCTCAGTCCTGAAACCGAGCTCGATGCGGCTATGTTCATGACTTATTTGATCATTTTTTCTCAACTAATGCCTCCTGCCAAATCAATGACTACAGCTATTTATAATATTCAGAAAGGGGGAGCTTCCGTGGAGCGGATCCATGAAGTATTAGATGCCGAAGAAGTCATCGTGGAAATCGAAAATCCAAAAACAATCAGTGAATTTAAATCGGCAGTTGAATATAAAGATGTCAGTTTTTCTTACGACAAAACTGTCGTTCTTAAAAATATTTCTTTAAAACTTGAAAAAGGAAAAACCATTGCGCTGGTTGGACCTTCAGGCGGTGGAAAATCTACATTTGTTGATTTATTGCCCCGCTTTTACGATTGTGTCTCAGGTGAAATATTAATTGACGGCACCTGTTTAAAAGAATTTAAAATCGACGATGTCAGAGGACTCATGGGAATAGTTTCGCAGGAGACCATCCTTTTCAATGATACGGTGATGGGAAATATTACCATGGGTATCGAAAATGTAAATGAAGATGATGTGATTGCTGCTGCAAAAGTAGCCAATGCGCATGAATTCATTTCAAAAATGGAGAATGGATACCATACAAATATTGGTGATCGGGGTGTAAAACTCTCCGGGGGTCAGCGACAGCGAATTAGCATTGCGAGGGCCGTTTTGAAGAATCCACCAATTCTTATTTTGGATGAAGCCACCTCGGCACTTGACACAGAATCTGAACGTTTGGTTCAGGATGCGCTCTTGAAACTCATGCAAAACCGTACTTCCATCGTTATTGCGCATCGTCTGTCTACCATTCAATTTGCCGATGAAATTGTTGTGATCAGTAAAGGGGAGATTGTTGAAAGAGGAAAACATGCCGAATTATTGGCGCTAGGTGGAGTTTACAAAAGGTTGTTCGACCTGCAATCTTTTGCCTGATTAATCTGGTTTAATCTTCAATTGTTTATAAGTGTACAAACGCAAATTTGTTTAGGAATGTGCAAATTATGTAATTTTACCACCTCATATTTTATTATATGGAATTATTAAAAGAGAAAATAAAAAAGATCGCATCTGATTATAAGGATGAATTAATAAAAATCAGGAGGCATTTACATGCCAATCCTGAATTATCAAATCAAGAGTATAAAACAGCTGAATATATTGCAGATAAGCTTAGAAATTTAGGAATAGAGGTTCAGACAGGAATTTTTAATACAGGCCTGGTTGCGATTATTAAAGGCAAAAACCCGTACAAAAAAGTGATTGCCCTGCGTGCCGATATTGATGCATTGCCTATTCACGAAAAAAATGATCTTCCTTATAAATCTTTAAACCCCGGAGTGATGCATGCTTGTGGGCATGATGTTCATTCTTCTTCATTAATTGGAACAGCTAAAATTTTAAATGATTTAAAAGGTGAATTTGAAGGTACGGTTAAACTAATTTTCCAACCTGCCGAAGAAAAAATTCCGGGTGGGGCTAAGCCGATGATTGAAGCTGGAGTCCTAAAAAATCCCCGACCAGAGTTTATGTTTGGGCAGCATGTTTACCCCGATTTAGAAGCAGGTAAAATAGGAATCAGAGCTGGTAAATATATGGCCTCGGCCGATGAAATTAATATTACGGTTAAAGGCAAAGGTGGTCATGGAGCTATCCCTTATGCTTTGATCGATCCGGTACTTATCGCCTCTCAAATTGTTGTAGCGATGCAACAAATCGTAAGCAGAAATGCACATTTTAATGTTCCAACAGTTTTATCTTTTGGGCGCTTTATTGCCGATGGAGCTTATAATGTGATCCCTAATGAAGTAACACTTAAAGGTACTTTCAGAACCTTTGATGAAGATTGGCGTGCATTGGCACATCAAAAAATAGAAACTATGGCCAAATCTATCGCTCAGGCCTATGGGGGAGATTGTGAAGTATTTATCGACAAAGGATATCCTTTTTTGGTAAATGATGAGGCTTTGACAGGCAGAAGTTTTAATTACGCCAAAGAATATTTGGGAGAAGAAAATGTTGTTGAGCTGGATTTAAGAATGACTGCTGAAGACTTTGCTTATTTTGCTCGGGCAGTGCCAAGTTGTTTCTATCGTCTGGGAGTGAAAAATGATGCAAAAGGAATAAATTCCGGTTTGCATACTTCAACTTTCAATGTTGATGAATCAAGCCTGGAAGTAGGAATGGGCCTGATGGCCTGGTTTGCAATAAGCGAGCTGATGCATTAATTTGAAAAATTCTGTAATAAAATAAATTTAAAAAATGAGAAAATTTGTCTTTGGACTGATGCTATTAATAGCCTTTTCGGTTTCGGTGGATGCCCAAAATTATAATACCGGTATTGGTTTCAGGGGTGGTTTGTCCAATGGGTTAACCATTAAGCACTATGTAAGTTCATCTAGTGCCATTGAAGGAATAATTGCGGCCAGATGGGGCGGAATGATCATTACCGCACTTTATGAGTTTGACAATGAATTCAATACCGAAGGGTTGAATTGGTATTATGGTGCCGGAGGACATGTGGGTATATGGAATACGCCAAAACATGCTTCATGGTGGGTTGAAGGGGATGTAAGTTCTCCGATTGTTGGAGTGGATGCAGTTTTGGGGATTGAGTATACTTTTCCGGAGTTCCCTCTAAGTATTTCACTTGATTGGAAACCAGCTTTTAACTTAATTGGATACACAGGAGTTTGGGTTGATTCCGGAGCTTTTTCAATTAGATATGTGTTTTAAAATTATCTGATCACCTGAACTAATCTCTGAAAAATAAATCATAGAAATAAAATGAAAGTTGACGGTCAGGAATACCGCACCATTTGGATGGAAGGAACTACGGTCTTTATGATCGAGCAGAATTTACTTCCATTCGAATTTAAAATTCATGAATCAAGTTCTTACTTTGAAACTTGCTTTGCTATTACCACAATGACCGTTCGCGGAGCAGGGGCCTTGGGGGCTGCCGCCGGTTTTGCCATGGCCCAGGCATTCATGCATGCCCCTGTGAATGGTTATTGGGATTTTATTGTTCAGGCCAGAGAAGAAATTGAAGATACGCGCCCCACTGCCAGAAACTTATTTTACGCAGTGGACAGGGTGTTCAAGGCAGGGAAGAATTCAGCAGAAAATGCAGTAAAAGAAGCCCAACTCATTGCCGAAGAAGATGCACGTGATTCAAGGATGATTGGTAAGTTTGGTGCCGAATTATTTGGTGATGAAACAAGGGTTTTAACTCATTGTAATGCAGGTTGGCTGGCATTTGTAAACTATGGAACAGCACTTTCGCCAATATATTATGCAAATAAAGAAGGAAAAAAAATTTTTGTTTATGTGGATGAAACCCGTCCACGGAACCAGGGAGCAAAACTGACTGCCTGGGAACTCAAAAATGAAAAAATCGAGCATGTGATCATTCCCGACAATGCCGCTGCACACTTCATGTCCCAGAAAAAAGTGGACATGGTTATTGTTGGAGCCGATCGAATTGCCTCTAATGGAGATGTGGCCAATAAAATTGGCACCTTGGAAAAAGCCATTATTGCAAAAGAATATGATATCCCCTTTTATGTAGCGGCACCTACTTCTACGTTCGACCTTGAATGCAAAAGTGGACAAAATATCAAAATCGAAAATAGAAGTGAGGAAGAGGTATTATTCCAAACCGGGATGGATGCCAATGGAAATGTTAGCCGGATCAGGGTTGCAGCCATGGGCTCACCTGCCGAAAACCCTGCTTTTGATGTTACCCCTGCCAAATACATCACGGGAATTATTACCGAAAAAGGCATTATCAAGCCCTGTGTTCAGTCTATTAAAAAGGTTTGTAAAAGCTAGTTTCAAGGATTTTCCGTCTAAAGATAGAATGCTTCTAAATAATTTGTAATTTTGACCGATTATGACGGAGCAACCTATTTCAAAATACAGCATTACTGATTGGCTTCCAACCACACTCGAAGAGGTTAAAAGAAGGGGTTGGGATCAGTTGGATGTAATCCTTTTCTCAGGTGATGCTTATGTGGATCATCCTTCATTTGGTCATGCCGTAATTAGCCGTATTATTGAGCAGGCCGGATTTAAAATTGCCATTGTTCCCCAACCCAACTGGCAGGATGATTTGCGCGATTTTAAAAAACTTGGCAAACCCAGATTATTTTTTGGTGTAACTGCCGGATGTATGGATTCGATGGTTAATCATTATACTGCCAACAAACGGCTCCGTTCGAACGATGCCTATACACCGGATGGTAAAGCCGGATTTAGGCCTGATTATGCTACCGTTGTTTATTCAAATATTTTAAAGAAAATTTATCCGGATATCCCTGTTGTTATTGGTGGGGTAGAGGCTTCATTGCGCAGGGTTACCCATTACGATTATTGGTCGGATCAGTTAAAACCTTCCATTTTGGAAGAGAGCAAAGCTGATTTGCTTGTCTACGGAATGGGCGAACAGGCTTTAAAAGAAATACTTGTCCGACTAAGTAACAACCATTCAATTCAGAAACTTAAAGACATTCGTCAGACTGCTTTTTTGCAGGATGAAACAATGGAATTGCCGATTTCGGATTGTGCAACTGTGGAAATTAATTCGCATAAAGATTGTTTAAAAGACAAGAAAGCTTACGCAAGTAATTTTAAAATTATTGAGCAGGAATCTAACAAAGTGCAAGCGCGTCGTATTGTTCAGAAAGTTGGAAAGCAAATGCTGGTTGTAAATCCTCCCTTTCCTGTGATGACTGAAATAGAGATTGATGCGTCTTTTGACTTGCCTTATACCCGTTTGCCCCACCCAAAATACAAAAAACGAGGTCCGATTCCGGCTTACGAAATGATCAGGCATTCGATCAATACACATCGGGGATGTTTTGGCGGTTGTAGCTTTTGTACCATTTCGGCCCATCAGGGAAAATTTGTGGCCAGCCGATCCGAAAAATCGATCTTGAAAGAAGTGGAAGCTGTTACGCAAATGCCCGATTTTAAAGGCTATATCAGCGATATGGGTGGGCCTTCGGCAAACATGTACAAGATGAAGGGGATTCATCAGGGGATTTGTGATAGTTGTTTGCGGCCCAGTTGTATTTTCCCCAAAATCTGTCCGAATCTGGATACGGATCATCATCCCATGAACGATATTTACCGAAAGGCAGCCGCTCATCCGAAAGTTAAAAAAGCCTTTGTTGGAAGTGGTATCCGATATGATATGCTGGTTGATCGCCCTGCAGAAGAGACCAAAAAGAACGGCTATAACGAATACATCGATCAGGTAGTGAAAAATCATGTTTCGGGCCGATTGAAAGTAGCACCCGAACATACTTCCGAGCCGGTTTTAAAACAAATGCGGAAACCATCATTTACCCATTTTCATTCGTTCAAAAAAATATTTGATCAGGCAAATGCGAAAGCGGGATTAAAGCAGCAATTGATTCCTTATTTTATATCGAGCCACCCTGCAAGCACAAACGTTGAAATGGCCGAATTGGCTGTCGACACCAAAGAACTGGGGTTCCAACTGGAGCAGGTGCAGGATTTTACCCCAACCCCTATGACTCTTGCAACCGTAATTTACTATTCGGGGATCGATCCTTATACCATGAAAGAGGTATATACGGCGCGCACCAAAGATGAAAAATTGAACCAAAAGAAATTCTTCTTTTGGTACAAACGTGAGAATTGGCAGTGGATTCGAAATACCTTGGACAAATTGAACCGACCCGATTTGGCTACTAAGCTTTTATCGAATAAAAAATAAATTATTAGGGGTGACACCCTTAGGGTGTCACCCCTAATTTGATAAATTGAACCAACCCGATTTAGCGACCAAGCTTTAGTCGAATAAAAAATAATTTTGAAGTAATTTCTCAATGACCAAAAGGCTGTTCTTATGGGGTGATACCCTTAGGGTATCACCCCATAAGAATTAATAGAATTCTATAAACTTAAATTTTTTTACGATTCGTTGAACGTATATGCCATTAGGGTATCACCCCCAAGAATTCTAATTGCTAATTTGCAAGAGTGACAGTGGATTAAATATCTAGTTTGCAGGGTAAAATTCTACCACAATAATTCTCTTAATAAAATAATCTGAAAAATCAGCATTACTTTTCAGAAGTCCGTCTGCCAAAATGTTCTTTGAGACATCACCAATAGCCTTTTTTATTTTAATATAATTTATAATGGTTGAATCCGATTCTTGAATCAACTCCAGTCCTTTCAAATATTTCCCGAATTTATTAAATGTCTTTAATGGGAATTCTTCATTAGTTAATGAAGAATTATAATTCCAAATCTCCTGTTTTAAGCCACTGCTTTCGAATAATTTGTTAATTTGTTTTTTTTCCGTTGCATTGTAATTCCAACTATATTCATCGTATTCACCACTTTTTATAATTTCAAGATATTTTGCATATGATTTCTCAATTGATATCCCAGATAAATTTGTTTGCAAAAACTTTTCAAAATCAACTACTTTTAGAGTCAACGCGTTTGCTTTATTATTACCTAAGAATTTTTCGAATTGGATGATCCTACTTTCATTAGCTTTACTATCAATATTTTGACAGGAAAAGATTAGAAATATTGAAATTATTATAATACTAATTTTTTTCATGATAGCATAGATTTTGACATGGAATCCACTCGCATATAAAGATTGAAATTTAACCTATAGCAAAAATAAGATTAATGTAAAGATTTTAGCAATGTAATATTAATTAATATCAAACATATCTGTAAGGGCTAAAAATCAATTTAATTAAATTAATTTAAGAGTCTAGATATAATATATTTTCTTTTGTTTTATTTTGACCTCTAACAACTCCATAATGATATTAACCCAGTAATATGATGCCATACAGACATAGCAAAATCATCATCTTCAGGTTCAAATCGTAATAATATTAAGTTTGGTTTAGATCCAGTGTAATCCATACCAGCAGTAACTGAAATTTCATGATACATGACTTGACCCAGATGAGTTTCCGTATGTATCCCAATTTGGTTTGTTAAATGATTGTCATCATAAACAACAGTGATTTCGACATTATGATTATTATATGATGTCTCCACCTGGGCAATGTTATATGAACTTAAGCTTCCAGAATAACCTTCCACCAAATCTGTAACAAATTGTTTTTGACCACTTTCTCTTAAATTTCTAATTAGACATACTATTTCTTTAAAGACATTAGGACCATTAATATTTATTTTATCTTTTACGTCATCAAAAAAATTACTCGTTGCACTACTACCGTTGCCACTTTCATTCTCGTCACCGAAACACTCACTATATAAATACCATTCTGTTGTTCTCGATGAACCATCGGCATAATGATAAGTTGTAACTAAATACCAATCAATACATTCTCCAGGAAGAAGTCCACCCGGAATATCTTTCAAATTATTAGATTTGAATTTTTTTATTCCTTGTCGTGATTTTGATGATAGAATATCACCAGTTTTTAATTCGAGTGCAAGTTGTAATTTGTTATTTAACTTCGTAAAAATTATTTCCCCAGAATAATTGCTTTTTCTAAATGAAAATTCCTTCCTAATATCAAGAGTGTGATCTTTCTTGTCATTATAAAGAAACTCCATTAATTTGACAGAAATAATATCACTCAATATAGTTTCAATATATTCTATAGAATGATTTGATTTAAAATTAACTATACTACCACCAATAATAATTCCTTCTTTTATGTAATAAATTACTTTTTTGTTTTCATTTAATGTATTTTTAAATCCATCTTCTTTAATATTTAAAATGATGATATTATCATCGATTAGATGCAAATTTTCAAAATCAAAAGAACCCAGACTCATTTCTCTCTCTCCCCTATTTAATTGTGCTTTTTGCAATTCATTTTGAGTGAATAAAATAATCCCTTCAAGTAGAATGTTATCATTATTTAAATAATCTGTACCGTTTTTCTTGCAGTTACACATAATGATTGTAATTATTATAGCACCAATCATTAACTTCCATTTTTTTCTCATAATTTTAAATGTTTAGGTTAATAAATAAATAAATTATTATGTGGGGGGTTATTGATTAATTGCAGAAAAGAAGAAAAGGTAACCCTCTTTGGATAATTTTTTTAAAAATCGAATAAATCCTAGGAGAAAACAACTTGCATGCTTTTGTAAAGCATGTGAAAATTTAAAATATAACCACTTTGAAATAATACCAAATTCTTTTTGTAATTAATTGTAAAAAATATTAACAATCAGGCATTGGTATTAAGATTTTAATCGAATGTCGATTTGATTTAGGGATTGGATAACTTGAAGCTATTTTTAATAACTTTGGATAAAACATAATACCAAAGTGAAAATAGCCATTATCGGTTTTGGAGCAGCTGCAATCGGTTTTATCGAACAGATGAAAACGCATGATATCGAAATTCATGTGTTTGAAAAAAGCAAAGACATTTATTCCTCCAGTATTTCAGGAATCAGAGCGGATGGAAAATTGTTCGTTTCGAAGGAGATGGGAGGAGAACTTGATGTAGATGCTCACCTTCAAAAGCAATTGGTCGATTTCTGGATCAGTAAAACAAAAAACAACGGGGTTGAAACAGGTAAATCCTTTTCCGATCCAGAATATTATAAAGCCTTTTATAGCAAAGGATTTCTCCCCATTCATTCCGATTTTTATCATTTGGGAACGGATCAGTTAAAAGAAGTTTTGTATAATATTTTCGAAGAGTATACCGCAGCTAAAAACATTCATTTTCATTTTAATTATGAAGTAAAATCCTTAAAAATTCAGCCAAATACGGTAATTATCAATCAGGAATATGAATTTGAAAAGGTTGTTGTTTCCGTGGGAAGAAGCGGGCATAAACTGATCAAACAAATAATTTCAACAAATCCGGAATTGGTAGTTGATGACACGAAAGTGGATTTAGGTATTCGTTTCGAGCTTCCCAACCATATTGTGGAAGACCTGAATCGTGAGATGTATGAATTTAAAGTAAAGATTAAGAGCCGTACCGGTTATATGGTCAGGACTTTCTGCAATAATCCGTCAGGTTATGTGGTAACCGAAAATTATGGGGATTTCAAAACCGTTAACGGGCATTCAAAACTTAAGGAAAAAAGCAAAAATACCAATTTTGCTATCCTGACTACTGTTCAATTGACAGAACCCTTTAACGATCCAATCGGTTATGGTTCACATATTGCCAAGTTAACGAATCTTTTGGCAGGCAATAAAGTAATCCTGCAAACCTATAGTCATTTTGTCGATTCAAAAAGAACAAAAAATTTATATCGGGTACAACCAACCTTAAATCCTAACAATTTTATTTTGGGAGATATTAACCTTGCGTATCCGAGGAGGGTAATTGAAAGTATTATTGATTTTATCGAGAATTTGAATGAAGTTGTACCGGGAATTTCAAATGCAGATAATCTGGTTTATGCACCCGAAATTAAGTTTTATTCAAATACATTAAATAATGAGCTCTTCCCTCATCTGAAGTTTATCGGTGATTGCTCAGGTTATACCCGTTCGATTATATATGCTACTGCCCATGGCCATTTAATGGCTCAGGAAATATTAAAACAATAAATCAAAATAATTAAAACAAACAAAATGAAAAAATCAAACTTTATCAATTTCAAAGCAATTCCTATGATATTTATAATGATAGGACTGCTTTTATCGGGGCCGATGATGGCTCAAAAGAAAAAAGGGGAAACTCCTCCGGCTTCTAAAGATGAAATAAAATCAAGTACTGTTTCCGGATTAAAGTTCAGAAGCATTGGCCCTGCATTTACCTCAGGCCGTATTTCTGACTTTGCCGTAAACCCTGCCAATCATAGTGAATACTATGTAGCGGTTTCAAGCGGCCATGTCTGGAAAACAGAAAATAACGGGACAACCTTTACACCTGTTTTTGATAGTGAAAGATCATACTCAATAGGAGTGGTCGTAATGGATCCGAACAACTCGAATGTAATTTGGGTAGGTACCGGTGAAAATAACCATCAACGTGCGCTTGGATATGGCGACGGGGTTTATAAATCATTGGATGGTGGGAAAAGCTGGAAAAATATGGGACTGAAAGATTCGCGTCAGATCGGCGGAATCGTGATCAATCCAAAAAATTCCGACATCGTTTTTGTAGCAGCTGAAGGATCAGTCTGGGGACCGGGCGGTGACCGTGGTTTATACAAAACAACGGATGGTGGACAAACCTGGAAAAAAGTGATTGATGTCTCTGT is part of the Bacteroidota bacterium genome and harbors:
- a CDS encoding ABC transporter ATP-binding protein/permease is translated as MKNLIKILRYIIPYWGKALLNIGFNILAILFSLASFTLFIPVLNILFKTADLSEKGAEIAEDKVPVEIIEIVSYNFNSLKEYFNSVKEYLYYQIEMLIVKQGEMQVLLYICILIVVLFFLRNLFRYLALFYLAPIRSNVVRDIRNKLYRKILILPLSYYSEQRKGDIISRMTADVQEVEVSIMSSLEMMFRDPINIIVYLIALMVINAPLTLFVLVLFPISGFIIGRIGKSLKRSSVKGQKQLGVLLSIIEETISGLRIIKAFNAINLSDNNFKTSDQYYTRTMIRLYRKRDLASPISEFLSSIVMVIVLWYGGRLVLSPETELDAAMFMTYLIIFSQLMPPAKSMTTAIYNIQKGGASVERIHEVLDAEEVIVEIENPKTISEFKSAVEYKDVSFSYDKTVVLKNISLKLEKGKTIALVGPSGGGKSTFVDLLPRFYDCVSGEILIDGTCLKEFKIDDVRGLMGIVSQETILFNDTVMGNITMGIENVNEDDVIAAAKVANAHEFISKMENGYHTNIGDRGVKLSGGQRQRISIARAVLKNPPILILDEATSALDTESERLVQDALLKLMQNRTSIVIAHRLSTIQFADEIVVISKGEIVERGKHAELLALGGVYKRLFDLQSFA
- a CDS encoding amidohydrolase → MELLKEKIKKIASDYKDELIKIRRHLHANPELSNQEYKTAEYIADKLRNLGIEVQTGIFNTGLVAIIKGKNPYKKVIALRADIDALPIHEKNDLPYKSLNPGVMHACGHDVHSSSLIGTAKILNDLKGEFEGTVKLIFQPAEEKIPGGAKPMIEAGVLKNPRPEFMFGQHVYPDLEAGKIGIRAGKYMASADEINITVKGKGGHGAIPYALIDPVLIASQIVVAMQQIVSRNAHFNVPTVLSFGRFIADGAYNVIPNEVTLKGTFRTFDEDWRALAHQKIETMAKSIAQAYGGDCEVFIDKGYPFLVNDEALTGRSFNYAKEYLGEENVVELDLRMTAEDFAYFARAVPSCFYRLGVKNDAKGINSGLHTSTFNVDESSLEVGMGLMAWFAISELMH
- the mtnA gene encoding S-methyl-5-thioribose-1-phosphate isomerase codes for the protein MKVDGQEYRTIWMEGTTVFMIEQNLLPFEFKIHESSSYFETCFAITTMTVRGAGALGAAAGFAMAQAFMHAPVNGYWDFIVQAREEIEDTRPTARNLFYAVDRVFKAGKNSAENAVKEAQLIAEEDARDSRMIGKFGAELFGDETRVLTHCNAGWLAFVNYGTALSPIYYANKEGKKIFVYVDETRPRNQGAKLTAWELKNEKIEHVIIPDNAAAHFMSQKKVDMVIVGADRIASNGDVANKIGTLEKAIIAKEYDIPFYVAAPTSTFDLECKSGQNIKIENRSEEEVLFQTGMDANGNVSRIRVAAMGSPAENPAFDVTPAKYITGIITEKGIIKPCVQSIKKVCKS
- a CDS encoding YgiQ family radical SAM protein, coding for MTEQPISKYSITDWLPTTLEEVKRRGWDQLDVILFSGDAYVDHPSFGHAVISRIIEQAGFKIAIVPQPNWQDDLRDFKKLGKPRLFFGVTAGCMDSMVNHYTANKRLRSNDAYTPDGKAGFRPDYATVVYSNILKKIYPDIPVVIGGVEASLRRVTHYDYWSDQLKPSILEESKADLLVYGMGEQALKEILVRLSNNHSIQKLKDIRQTAFLQDETMELPISDCATVEINSHKDCLKDKKAYASNFKIIEQESNKVQARRIVQKVGKQMLVVNPPFPVMTEIEIDASFDLPYTRLPHPKYKKRGPIPAYEMIRHSINTHRGCFGGCSFCTISAHQGKFVASRSEKSILKEVEAVTQMPDFKGYISDMGGPSANMYKMKGIHQGICDSCLRPSCIFPKICPNLDTDHHPMNDIYRKAAAHPKVKKAFVGSGIRYDMLVDRPAEETKKNGYNEYIDQVVKNHVSGRLKVAPEHTSEPVLKQMRKPSFTHFHSFKKIFDQANAKAGLKQQLIPYFISSHPASTNVEMAELAVDTKELGFQLEQVQDFTPTPMTLATVIYYSGIDPYTMKEVYTARTKDEKLNQKKFFFWYKRENWQWIRNTLDKLNRPDLATKLLSNKK
- a CDS encoding NAD(P)/FAD-dependent oxidoreductase; the encoded protein is MKIAIIGFGAAAIGFIEQMKTHDIEIHVFEKSKDIYSSSISGIRADGKLFVSKEMGGELDVDAHLQKQLVDFWISKTKNNGVETGKSFSDPEYYKAFYSKGFLPIHSDFYHLGTDQLKEVLYNIFEEYTAAKNIHFHFNYEVKSLKIQPNTVIINQEYEFEKVVVSVGRSGHKLIKQIISTNPELVVDDTKVDLGIRFELPNHIVEDLNREMYEFKVKIKSRTGYMVRTFCNNPSGYVVTENYGDFKTVNGHSKLKEKSKNTNFAILTTVQLTEPFNDPIGYGSHIAKLTNLLAGNKVILQTYSHFVDSKRTKNLYRVQPTLNPNNFILGDINLAYPRRVIESIIDFIENLNEVVPGISNADNLVYAPEIKFYSNTLNNELFPHLKFIGDCSGYTRSIIYATAHGHLMAQEILKQ